The following proteins come from a genomic window of Loxodonta africana isolate mLoxAfr1 chromosome 19, mLoxAfr1.hap2, whole genome shotgun sequence:
- the PXN gene encoding paxillin isoform X3: protein MYAKCQQDALLADLESTTSHISKRPVFLSEETPYSYPTGNHTYQEIAVPPPVPPPPSSEALNGSIIDPLEQWQPSGPRFIHQQPPSPSPVQGPSAPTPQDSLSAPGSRAGEDEHVYSFPNKQKSAEPSPTVMSSSLGSNLSELDRLLLELNAVQHNPPGFPADEVNSSPPLPAALSPHYGIPENNSPLGGKAGPLTKEKPKRNGNRGLEDVRPSVESLLDELESSVPSPVPAITVNQGDMGNLQRVTSSQQQTRISASSATRELDELMASLSDFKIQGLEQRADGELCWAAGWAPDGRQSGQGPDEGGFMAQGKAGSSSPPGGTPKPGSQLDSMLGSLQSDLNKLGVATVAKGVCGACKKPIAGQVVTAMGKTWHPEHFVCTHCQEEIGSRNFFERDGQPYCEKDYHNLFSPRCYYCNGPILDKVVTALDRTWHPEHFFCAQCGAFFGPEGFHEKDGKAYCRKDYFDMFAPKCGGCARAILENYISALNTLWHPECFVCRECFTPFVNGSFFEHDGQPYCEVHYHERRGSLCSGCQKPITGRCITAMAKKFHPEHFVCAFCLKQLNKGTFKEQNDKPYCQNCFLKLFC, encoded by the exons ATGTATGCAAAGTGCCAGCAAG ACGCCCTTCTTGCAGACTTGGAGTCCACCACCTCCCACATCTCCAAACGGCCCGTGTTCTTGTCTGAGGAGACACCCTACTCATACCCAACTGGAAACCACACCTACCAGGAGATCGCCGTGCCGCCTCCagtccctccacccccatctagTGAGGCCCTCAATGGCAGCATCATTGACCCCTTAGAGCAGTGGCAGCCCAGTGGCCCCCGATTCATCCACCAGCAG CCTCCATCGCCGTCACCGGTGCAGGGCCCCAGTGCCCCCACCCCCCAGGACAGCCTCAGTGCTCCAGGCTCCCGTGCTGGTGAGGACGAACACGTCTACAG CTTCCCCAACAAGCAGAAGTCGGCTGAGCCCTCACCCACTGTCATGAGCTCCTCCCTGGGCAGCAACCTCTCAGAACTTGACCGCTTGCTGCTGGAGCTTAACGCCGTGCAGCATAACCCCCCCGGCTTCCCTGCAG ATGAGGTCAACTCTAGCCCCCCTCTGCCTGCGGCCCTGAGCCCACACTATGGCATCCCAGAGAACAACAGCCCCCTAGGAGGCAAAGCCGGGCCCCTGACGAAAGAGAAGCCTAAACGGAATGGGAATCGGGGCCTGGAAGACGTGAGGCCCAGCGTGGAGAGCCTCTTGGATGAATTGGAGAGCTCCGTGCCTAGCCCTGT CCCCGCCATCACTGTGAACCAGGGTGACATGGGCAACCTGCAGCGGGTCACCTCCAGCCAGCAGCAGACGCGCATCTCGGCGTCCTCGGCCACCCGGGAGCTGGACGAGCTGATGGCCTCACTGTCAGATTTTAAG ATCCAGGGCCTGGAGCAAAGAGCAGATGGAGAGCTGTGCTGGGCAGCTGGCTGGGCTCCGGACGGCAGACAGAGCGGTCAAGGGCCAGACGAGGGAGGG TTCATGGCCCAGGGGAAGGCAGGGAGCAGTTCTCCCCCTGGGGGGACCCCAAAGCCTGGGAGCCAGCTTGACAGCATGCTGGGGAGCCTGCAGTCTGACCTGAACAAACTGGGGGTCGCCACAGTTGCCAAAGGGGTCTGCGGGGCCTGCAAGAAGCCCATCGCTGGGCAG GTCGTGACCGCCATGGGAAAGACGTGGCACCCGGAGCACTTTGTCTGCACCCACTGCCAGGAGGAGATCGGGTCCCGGAACTTCTTTGAGCGGGACGGCCAGCCCTACTGTGAAAAAGACTATCACAACCTCTTCTCTCCACGCTGCTACTACTGCAATGGCCCCATCCTGGAC AAAGTGGTGACAGCCCTTGACCGGACGTGGCATCCTGAACACTTCTTCTGTGCCCAGTGTGGGGCTTTCTTTGGTCCTGAAG ggtTCCATGAGAAGGACGGCAAGGCCTACTGCCGGAAGGATTACTTTGACATGTTCGCACCCAAGTGTGGCGGCTGTGCCCGGGCCATCCTTGAGAACTACATCTCGGCCCTCAACACCCTGTGGCATCCCGAGTGCTTTGTGTGCCGG GAGTGCTTCACGCCCTTCGTCAATGGCAGCTTCTTTGAGCATGACGGGCAGCCCTACTGCGAGGTGCACTACCACGAACGGCGTGGCTCACTCTGCTCCGGCTGCCAGAAGCCCATCACGGGCCGCTGCATCACCGCCATGGCCAAGAAGTTCCACCCGGAGCACTTTGTCTGTGCCTTCTGCCTCAAGCAGCTCAACAAGGGCACCTTTAAGGAGCAGAACGACAAGCCTTACTGTCAAAACTGCTTCCTCAAGCTCTTCTGCTAG
- the PXN gene encoding paxillin isoform X1 codes for MWQSLSSWLSLGQTPVPETLPAPWQMLRTCLWTRSRPSPTKTRLCPGRGTEDLEEADALLADLESTTSHISKRPVFLSEETPYSYPTGNHTYQEIAVPPPVPPPPSSEALNGSIIDPLEQWQPSGPRFIHQQPPSPSPVQGPSAPTPQDSLSAPGSRAGEDEHVYSFPNKQKSAEPSPTVMSSSLGSNLSELDRLLLELNAVQHNPPGFPADEVNSSPPLPAALSPHYGIPENNSPLGGKAGPLTKEKPKRNGNRGLEDVRPSVESLLDELESSVPSPVPAITVNQGDMGNLQRVTSSQQQTRISASSATRELDELMASLSDFKFMAQGKAGSSSPPGGTPKPGSQLDSMLGSLQSDLNKLGVATVAKGVCGACKKPIAGQVVTAMGKTWHPEHFVCTHCQEEIGSRNFFERDGQPYCEKDYHNLFSPRCYYCNGPILDKVVTALDRTWHPEHFFCAQCGAFFGPEGFHEKDGKAYCRKDYFDMFAPKCGGCARAILENYISALNTLWHPECFVCRECFTPFVNGSFFEHDGQPYCEVHYHERRGSLCSGCQKPITGRCITAMAKKFHPEHFVCAFCLKQLNKGTFKEQNDKPYCQNCFLKLFC; via the exons ACGCCCTTCTTGCAGACTTGGAGTCCACCACCTCCCACATCTCCAAACGGCCCGTGTTCTTGTCTGAGGAGACACCCTACTCATACCCAACTGGAAACCACACCTACCAGGAGATCGCCGTGCCGCCTCCagtccctccacccccatctagTGAGGCCCTCAATGGCAGCATCATTGACCCCTTAGAGCAGTGGCAGCCCAGTGGCCCCCGATTCATCCACCAGCAG CCTCCATCGCCGTCACCGGTGCAGGGCCCCAGTGCCCCCACCCCCCAGGACAGCCTCAGTGCTCCAGGCTCCCGTGCTGGTGAGGACGAACACGTCTACAG CTTCCCCAACAAGCAGAAGTCGGCTGAGCCCTCACCCACTGTCATGAGCTCCTCCCTGGGCAGCAACCTCTCAGAACTTGACCGCTTGCTGCTGGAGCTTAACGCCGTGCAGCATAACCCCCCCGGCTTCCCTGCAG ATGAGGTCAACTCTAGCCCCCCTCTGCCTGCGGCCCTGAGCCCACACTATGGCATCCCAGAGAACAACAGCCCCCTAGGAGGCAAAGCCGGGCCCCTGACGAAAGAGAAGCCTAAACGGAATGGGAATCGGGGCCTGGAAGACGTGAGGCCCAGCGTGGAGAGCCTCTTGGATGAATTGGAGAGCTCCGTGCCTAGCCCTGT CCCCGCCATCACTGTGAACCAGGGTGACATGGGCAACCTGCAGCGGGTCACCTCCAGCCAGCAGCAGACGCGCATCTCGGCGTCCTCGGCCACCCGGGAGCTGGACGAGCTGATGGCCTCACTGTCAGATTTTAAG TTCATGGCCCAGGGGAAGGCAGGGAGCAGTTCTCCCCCTGGGGGGACCCCAAAGCCTGGGAGCCAGCTTGACAGCATGCTGGGGAGCCTGCAGTCTGACCTGAACAAACTGGGGGTCGCCACAGTTGCCAAAGGGGTCTGCGGGGCCTGCAAGAAGCCCATCGCTGGGCAG GTCGTGACCGCCATGGGAAAGACGTGGCACCCGGAGCACTTTGTCTGCACCCACTGCCAGGAGGAGATCGGGTCCCGGAACTTCTTTGAGCGGGACGGCCAGCCCTACTGTGAAAAAGACTATCACAACCTCTTCTCTCCACGCTGCTACTACTGCAATGGCCCCATCCTGGAC AAAGTGGTGACAGCCCTTGACCGGACGTGGCATCCTGAACACTTCTTCTGTGCCCAGTGTGGGGCTTTCTTTGGTCCTGAAG ggtTCCATGAGAAGGACGGCAAGGCCTACTGCCGGAAGGATTACTTTGACATGTTCGCACCCAAGTGTGGCGGCTGTGCCCGGGCCATCCTTGAGAACTACATCTCGGCCCTCAACACCCTGTGGCATCCCGAGTGCTTTGTGTGCCGG GAGTGCTTCACGCCCTTCGTCAATGGCAGCTTCTTTGAGCATGACGGGCAGCCCTACTGCGAGGTGCACTACCACGAACGGCGTGGCTCACTCTGCTCCGGCTGCCAGAAGCCCATCACGGGCCGCTGCATCACCGCCATGGCCAAGAAGTTCCACCCGGAGCACTTTGTCTGTGCCTTCTGCCTCAAGCAGCTCAACAAGGGCACCTTTAAGGAGCAGAACGACAAGCCTTACTGTCAAAACTGCTTCCTCAAGCTCTTCTGCTAG
- the PXN gene encoding paxillin isoform X2, which yields MMLPTDDTDALLADLESTTSHISKRPVFLSEETPYSYPTGNHTYQEIAVPPPVPPPPSSEALNGSIIDPLEQWQPSGPRFIHQQPPSPSPVQGPSAPTPQDSLSAPGSRAGEDEHVYSFPNKQKSAEPSPTVMSSSLGSNLSELDRLLLELNAVQHNPPGFPADEVNSSPPLPAALSPHYGIPENNSPLGGKAGPLTKEKPKRNGNRGLEDVRPSVESLLDELESSVPSPVPAITVNQGDMGNLQRVTSSQQQTRISASSATRELDELMASLSDFKIQGLEQRADGELCWAAGWAPDGRQSGQGPDEGGFMAQGKAGSSSPPGGTPKPGSQLDSMLGSLQSDLNKLGVATVAKGVCGACKKPIAGQVVTAMGKTWHPEHFVCTHCQEEIGSRNFFERDGQPYCEKDYHNLFSPRCYYCNGPILDKVVTALDRTWHPEHFFCAQCGAFFGPEGFHEKDGKAYCRKDYFDMFAPKCGGCARAILENYISALNTLWHPECFVCRECFTPFVNGSFFEHDGQPYCEVHYHERRGSLCSGCQKPITGRCITAMAKKFHPEHFVCAFCLKQLNKGTFKEQNDKPYCQNCFLKLFC from the exons ACGCCCTTCTTGCAGACTTGGAGTCCACCACCTCCCACATCTCCAAACGGCCCGTGTTCTTGTCTGAGGAGACACCCTACTCATACCCAACTGGAAACCACACCTACCAGGAGATCGCCGTGCCGCCTCCagtccctccacccccatctagTGAGGCCCTCAATGGCAGCATCATTGACCCCTTAGAGCAGTGGCAGCCCAGTGGCCCCCGATTCATCCACCAGCAG CCTCCATCGCCGTCACCGGTGCAGGGCCCCAGTGCCCCCACCCCCCAGGACAGCCTCAGTGCTCCAGGCTCCCGTGCTGGTGAGGACGAACACGTCTACAG CTTCCCCAACAAGCAGAAGTCGGCTGAGCCCTCACCCACTGTCATGAGCTCCTCCCTGGGCAGCAACCTCTCAGAACTTGACCGCTTGCTGCTGGAGCTTAACGCCGTGCAGCATAACCCCCCCGGCTTCCCTGCAG ATGAGGTCAACTCTAGCCCCCCTCTGCCTGCGGCCCTGAGCCCACACTATGGCATCCCAGAGAACAACAGCCCCCTAGGAGGCAAAGCCGGGCCCCTGACGAAAGAGAAGCCTAAACGGAATGGGAATCGGGGCCTGGAAGACGTGAGGCCCAGCGTGGAGAGCCTCTTGGATGAATTGGAGAGCTCCGTGCCTAGCCCTGT CCCCGCCATCACTGTGAACCAGGGTGACATGGGCAACCTGCAGCGGGTCACCTCCAGCCAGCAGCAGACGCGCATCTCGGCGTCCTCGGCCACCCGGGAGCTGGACGAGCTGATGGCCTCACTGTCAGATTTTAAG ATCCAGGGCCTGGAGCAAAGAGCAGATGGAGAGCTGTGCTGGGCAGCTGGCTGGGCTCCGGACGGCAGACAGAGCGGTCAAGGGCCAGACGAGGGAGGG TTCATGGCCCAGGGGAAGGCAGGGAGCAGTTCTCCCCCTGGGGGGACCCCAAAGCCTGGGAGCCAGCTTGACAGCATGCTGGGGAGCCTGCAGTCTGACCTGAACAAACTGGGGGTCGCCACAGTTGCCAAAGGGGTCTGCGGGGCCTGCAAGAAGCCCATCGCTGGGCAG GTCGTGACCGCCATGGGAAAGACGTGGCACCCGGAGCACTTTGTCTGCACCCACTGCCAGGAGGAGATCGGGTCCCGGAACTTCTTTGAGCGGGACGGCCAGCCCTACTGTGAAAAAGACTATCACAACCTCTTCTCTCCACGCTGCTACTACTGCAATGGCCCCATCCTGGAC AAAGTGGTGACAGCCCTTGACCGGACGTGGCATCCTGAACACTTCTTCTGTGCCCAGTGTGGGGCTTTCTTTGGTCCTGAAG ggtTCCATGAGAAGGACGGCAAGGCCTACTGCCGGAAGGATTACTTTGACATGTTCGCACCCAAGTGTGGCGGCTGTGCCCGGGCCATCCTTGAGAACTACATCTCGGCCCTCAACACCCTGTGGCATCCCGAGTGCTTTGTGTGCCGG GAGTGCTTCACGCCCTTCGTCAATGGCAGCTTCTTTGAGCATGACGGGCAGCCCTACTGCGAGGTGCACTACCACGAACGGCGTGGCTCACTCTGCTCCGGCTGCCAGAAGCCCATCACGGGCCGCTGCATCACCGCCATGGCCAAGAAGTTCCACCCGGAGCACTTTGTCTGTGCCTTCTGCCTCAAGCAGCTCAACAAGGGCACCTTTAAGGAGCAGAACGACAAGCCTTACTGTCAAAACTGCTTCCTCAAGCTCTTCTGCTAG
- the PXN gene encoding paxillin isoform X5 translates to MWQSLSSWLSLGQTPVPETLPAPWQMLRTCLWTRSRPSPTKTRLCPGRGTEDLEEADALLADLESTTSHISKRPVFLSEETPYSYPTGNHTYQEIAVPPPVPPPPSSEALNGSIIDPLEQWQPSGPRFIHQQPPSPSPVQGPSAPTPQDSLSAPGSRAGEDEHVYSFPNKQKSAEPSPTVMSSSLGSNLSELDRLLLELNAVQHNPPGFPADEVNSSPPLPAALSPHYGIPENNSPLGGKAGPLTKEKPKRNGNRGLEDVRPSVESLLDELESSVPSPVPAITVNQGDMGNLQRVTSSQQQTRISASSATRELDELMASLSDFKTSSSAVALSSQGPQPRSAPSPPNTIPSSSPPPPPPSPSVLLPSTAKPSPRGCGHTLEVLCVEKSGNAWGLPSLVAPSNLGGTLDTSNSRVPSAEGSLGHLDSESPARVWREGFMRDTQNFKGELSVAPPCHTPPQAGWCTGLQEPGDPQGLPANPLCPEEAVAVWALGALRPEAPRGAASAFQEVTEPAVVAVDRQAVFPDTWSLTKEHGQWKEKARPEPGDPEGGCPAPVEKEQLGEETPKRGSPIRPSQGPENPRNPECTSEAVPEARQEQLELPHVTVMDTPSTTERISTSGQIRSVIRRSRETGHAHPMSREPSPRRRRDPSSLSRTPSQERLIAELQGRLGIQLEAEESTAVAGPAAEDWLTEGVVITVQPRGRRAGGQLVEKVVFPPGSPIPLRRTISVLASPPPPVPLLQHRKDVLASSSSPLLSLPGPPPPGPSARTWGSPGVQSAGDSPSLHEAVQGPASPAPVPHTMRPSVRSVGCQTDEDPLFPPVQIQGLEQRADGELCWAAGWAPDGRQSGQGPDEGGFMAQGKAGSSSPPGGTPKPGSQLDSMLGSLQSDLNKLGVATVAKGVCGACKKPIAGQVVTAMGKTWHPEHFVCTHCQEEIGSRNFFERDGQPYCEKDYHNLFSPRCYYCNGPILDKVVTALDRTWHPEHFFCAQCGAFFGPEGFHEKDGKAYCRKDYFDMFAPKCGGCARAILENYISALNTLWHPECFVCRECFTPFVNGSFFEHDGQPYCEVHYHERRGSLCSGCQKPITGRCITAMAKKFHPEHFVCAFCLKQLNKGTFKEQNDKPYCQNCFLKLFC, encoded by the exons ACGCCCTTCTTGCAGACTTGGAGTCCACCACCTCCCACATCTCCAAACGGCCCGTGTTCTTGTCTGAGGAGACACCCTACTCATACCCAACTGGAAACCACACCTACCAGGAGATCGCCGTGCCGCCTCCagtccctccacccccatctagTGAGGCCCTCAATGGCAGCATCATTGACCCCTTAGAGCAGTGGCAGCCCAGTGGCCCCCGATTCATCCACCAGCAG CCTCCATCGCCGTCACCGGTGCAGGGCCCCAGTGCCCCCACCCCCCAGGACAGCCTCAGTGCTCCAGGCTCCCGTGCTGGTGAGGACGAACACGTCTACAG CTTCCCCAACAAGCAGAAGTCGGCTGAGCCCTCACCCACTGTCATGAGCTCCTCCCTGGGCAGCAACCTCTCAGAACTTGACCGCTTGCTGCTGGAGCTTAACGCCGTGCAGCATAACCCCCCCGGCTTCCCTGCAG ATGAGGTCAACTCTAGCCCCCCTCTGCCTGCGGCCCTGAGCCCACACTATGGCATCCCAGAGAACAACAGCCCCCTAGGAGGCAAAGCCGGGCCCCTGACGAAAGAGAAGCCTAAACGGAATGGGAATCGGGGCCTGGAAGACGTGAGGCCCAGCGTGGAGAGCCTCTTGGATGAATTGGAGAGCTCCGTGCCTAGCCCTGT CCCCGCCATCACTGTGAACCAGGGTGACATGGGCAACCTGCAGCGGGTCACCTCCAGCCAGCAGCAGACGCGCATCTCGGCGTCCTCGGCCACCCGGGAGCTGGACGAGCTGATGGCCTCACTGTCAGATTTTAAG ACCAGCTCCTCAGCTGTGGCCCTGAGCTCCCAGGGGCCGCAGCCCCGCTCAGCTCCATCCCCACCCAACACAattccttcttcttctcctcctcctcctcctccctcacccTCTGTGCTCCTGCCTTCCACTGCTAAACCTTCCCCTCGAGGCTGCGGCCACACCCTGGAGGTCCTGTGCGTTGAGAAAAGTGGTAATGCATGGGGGCTTCCGTCTCTTGTGGCCCCCAGCAATCTTGGGGGGACACTGGACACCTCCAACTCAAGGGTTCCCTCTGCAGAGGGTTCTCTGGGGCACCTTGATTCAGAGAGCCCAGCTCGAGTTTGGAGGGAAGGCTTCATGAGAGACACACAGAACTTCAAGGGTGAGCTCTCTGTGGCTCCTCCCTGTCACACTCCTCCCCAAGCTGGGTGGTGCACAGGCCTCCAGGAGCCTGGAGACCCCCAGGGGCTGCCAGCCAACCCTTTGTGCCCAGAGGAGGCTGTGGCTGTGTGGGCTTTGGGGGCACTCAGGCCTGAGGCTCCCCGTGGAGCTGCGTCCGCCTTCCAGGAAGTAACTGAGCCAGCCGTTGTGGCCGTGGATCGCCAGGCCGTCTTCCCGGATACGTGGAGTCTCACAAAGGAGCATGGGCAGTGGAAGGAGAAGGCAAGGCCAGAGCCAGGGGACCCAGAAGGGGGCTGCCCTGCCCCAGTCGAGAAGGAGCAGCTAGGTGAAGAGACACCCAAGAGGGGCAGCCCAATCAGGCCAAGCCAGGGACCTGAGAACCCAAGGAACCCAGAGTGCACTTCTGAAGCTGTTCCTGAGGCCAGGCAGGAGCAGTTGGAGCTTCCACATGTCACGGTCATGGACACGCCCAGCACCACGGAGAGGATTTCCACCTCTGGCCAG aTTCGCTCTGTGATCAGGAGGAGCCGGGAGACAGGCCACGCACACCCCATGTCCCGGGAGCCCTCCCCCCGCCGCCGGCGAGACCCCTCCTCCCTGAGCAGGACCCCCTCCCAGGAGCGGCTCATCGCAGAGCTGCAGGGGCGGCTGGGCATCCAGCTGGAGGCCGAGGAATCCACGGCGGTGGCAGGGCCGGCGGCGGAGGACTGGCTGACGGAGGGCGTCGTCATCACCGTGCAGCCACGTGGGAGGCGGGCTGGGGGGCAGCTTGTGGAGAAG GTTGTCTTCCCTCCTGGCTCTCCCATCCCCCTGAGAAGAACCATCTCTGTCCtggcctctcctcctcctcctgtccCTTTGCTCCAGCATCGCAAAGACGTCTTGGCCAGCAGCTCTTCTCCCTTGCTCAGCCTACCCGGTCCCCCTCCACCGGGACCCTCAGCTCGTACCTGGGGCTCTCCTGGGGTCCAGAGTGCAGGGGACAGTCCCTCTCTCCATGAGGCTGTGCAGGGCCCCGCCTCTCCCGCCCCTGTGCCCCACACCATGAGGCCCTCTGTGAGGTCCGTGGGCTGCCAGACCGACGAGGACCCGCTCTTCCCCCCGGTGCAG ATCCAGGGCCTGGAGCAAAGAGCAGATGGAGAGCTGTGCTGGGCAGCTGGCTGGGCTCCGGACGGCAGACAGAGCGGTCAAGGGCCAGACGAGGGAGGG TTCATGGCCCAGGGGAAGGCAGGGAGCAGTTCTCCCCCTGGGGGGACCCCAAAGCCTGGGAGCCAGCTTGACAGCATGCTGGGGAGCCTGCAGTCTGACCTGAACAAACTGGGGGTCGCCACAGTTGCCAAAGGGGTCTGCGGGGCCTGCAAGAAGCCCATCGCTGGGCAG GTCGTGACCGCCATGGGAAAGACGTGGCACCCGGAGCACTTTGTCTGCACCCACTGCCAGGAGGAGATCGGGTCCCGGAACTTCTTTGAGCGGGACGGCCAGCCCTACTGTGAAAAAGACTATCACAACCTCTTCTCTCCACGCTGCTACTACTGCAATGGCCCCATCCTGGAC AAAGTGGTGACAGCCCTTGACCGGACGTGGCATCCTGAACACTTCTTCTGTGCCCAGTGTGGGGCTTTCTTTGGTCCTGAAG ggtTCCATGAGAAGGACGGCAAGGCCTACTGCCGGAAGGATTACTTTGACATGTTCGCACCCAAGTGTGGCGGCTGTGCCCGGGCCATCCTTGAGAACTACATCTCGGCCCTCAACACCCTGTGGCATCCCGAGTGCTTTGTGTGCCGG GAGTGCTTCACGCCCTTCGTCAATGGCAGCTTCTTTGAGCATGACGGGCAGCCCTACTGCGAGGTGCACTACCACGAACGGCGTGGCTCACTCTGCTCCGGCTGCCAGAAGCCCATCACGGGCCGCTGCATCACCGCCATGGCCAAGAAGTTCCACCCGGAGCACTTTGTCTGTGCCTTCTGCCTCAAGCAGCTCAACAAGGGCACCTTTAAGGAGCAGAACGACAAGCCTTACTGTCAAAACTGCTTCCTCAAGCTCTTCTGCTAG
- the PXN gene encoding paxillin isoform X4, which produces MDDLDALLADLESTTSHISKRPVFLSEETPYSYPTGNHTYQEIAVPPPVPPPPSSEALNGSIIDPLEQWQPSGPRFIHQQPPSPSPVQGPSAPTPQDSLSAPGSRAGEDEHVYSFPNKQKSAEPSPTVMSSSLGSNLSELDRLLLELNAVQHNPPGFPADEVNSSPPLPAALSPHYGIPENNSPLGGKAGPLTKEKPKRNGNRGLEDVRPSVESLLDELESSVPSPVPAITVNQGDMGNLQRVTSSQQQTRISASSATRELDELMASLSDFKIQGLEQRADGELCWAAGWAPDGRQSGQGPDEGGFMAQGKAGSSSPPGGTPKPGSQLDSMLGSLQSDLNKLGVATVAKGVCGACKKPIAGQVVTAMGKTWHPEHFVCTHCQEEIGSRNFFERDGQPYCEKDYHNLFSPRCYYCNGPILDKVVTALDRTWHPEHFFCAQCGAFFGPEGFHEKDGKAYCRKDYFDMFAPKCGGCARAILENYISALNTLWHPECFVCRECFTPFVNGSFFEHDGQPYCEVHYHERRGSLCSGCQKPITGRCITAMAKKFHPEHFVCAFCLKQLNKGTFKEQNDKPYCQNCFLKLFC; this is translated from the exons ACGCCCTTCTTGCAGACTTGGAGTCCACCACCTCCCACATCTCCAAACGGCCCGTGTTCTTGTCTGAGGAGACACCCTACTCATACCCAACTGGAAACCACACCTACCAGGAGATCGCCGTGCCGCCTCCagtccctccacccccatctagTGAGGCCCTCAATGGCAGCATCATTGACCCCTTAGAGCAGTGGCAGCCCAGTGGCCCCCGATTCATCCACCAGCAG CCTCCATCGCCGTCACCGGTGCAGGGCCCCAGTGCCCCCACCCCCCAGGACAGCCTCAGTGCTCCAGGCTCCCGTGCTGGTGAGGACGAACACGTCTACAG CTTCCCCAACAAGCAGAAGTCGGCTGAGCCCTCACCCACTGTCATGAGCTCCTCCCTGGGCAGCAACCTCTCAGAACTTGACCGCTTGCTGCTGGAGCTTAACGCCGTGCAGCATAACCCCCCCGGCTTCCCTGCAG ATGAGGTCAACTCTAGCCCCCCTCTGCCTGCGGCCCTGAGCCCACACTATGGCATCCCAGAGAACAACAGCCCCCTAGGAGGCAAAGCCGGGCCCCTGACGAAAGAGAAGCCTAAACGGAATGGGAATCGGGGCCTGGAAGACGTGAGGCCCAGCGTGGAGAGCCTCTTGGATGAATTGGAGAGCTCCGTGCCTAGCCCTGT CCCCGCCATCACTGTGAACCAGGGTGACATGGGCAACCTGCAGCGGGTCACCTCCAGCCAGCAGCAGACGCGCATCTCGGCGTCCTCGGCCACCCGGGAGCTGGACGAGCTGATGGCCTCACTGTCAGATTTTAAG ATCCAGGGCCTGGAGCAAAGAGCAGATGGAGAGCTGTGCTGGGCAGCTGGCTGGGCTCCGGACGGCAGACAGAGCGGTCAAGGGCCAGACGAGGGAGGG TTCATGGCCCAGGGGAAGGCAGGGAGCAGTTCTCCCCCTGGGGGGACCCCAAAGCCTGGGAGCCAGCTTGACAGCATGCTGGGGAGCCTGCAGTCTGACCTGAACAAACTGGGGGTCGCCACAGTTGCCAAAGGGGTCTGCGGGGCCTGCAAGAAGCCCATCGCTGGGCAG GTCGTGACCGCCATGGGAAAGACGTGGCACCCGGAGCACTTTGTCTGCACCCACTGCCAGGAGGAGATCGGGTCCCGGAACTTCTTTGAGCGGGACGGCCAGCCCTACTGTGAAAAAGACTATCACAACCTCTTCTCTCCACGCTGCTACTACTGCAATGGCCCCATCCTGGAC AAAGTGGTGACAGCCCTTGACCGGACGTGGCATCCTGAACACTTCTTCTGTGCCCAGTGTGGGGCTTTCTTTGGTCCTGAAG ggtTCCATGAGAAGGACGGCAAGGCCTACTGCCGGAAGGATTACTTTGACATGTTCGCACCCAAGTGTGGCGGCTGTGCCCGGGCCATCCTTGAGAACTACATCTCGGCCCTCAACACCCTGTGGCATCCCGAGTGCTTTGTGTGCCGG GAGTGCTTCACGCCCTTCGTCAATGGCAGCTTCTTTGAGCATGACGGGCAGCCCTACTGCGAGGTGCACTACCACGAACGGCGTGGCTCACTCTGCTCCGGCTGCCAGAAGCCCATCACGGGCCGCTGCATCACCGCCATGGCCAAGAAGTTCCACCCGGAGCACTTTGTCTGTGCCTTCTGCCTCAAGCAGCTCAACAAGGGCACCTTTAAGGAGCAGAACGACAAGCCTTACTGTCAAAACTGCTTCCTCAAGCTCTTCTGCTAG